A stretch of the Aegilops tauschii subsp. strangulata cultivar AL8/78 chromosome 4, Aet v6.0, whole genome shotgun sequence genome encodes the following:
- the LOC109771447 gene encoding probable protein phosphatase 2C 28, whose protein sequence is MAAVMDYFRSCWGARSRAGRRGKKGSDAAGRQDGLLWYKDAGQAATGDFSMAVVQANNLLEDQSQVESGSLSMADPGPQGTFVGVYDGHGGPETSRFINDNMFHHLRRFATEHKCMSADVIRKAFQATEDGFLSVVSKEWSVKPQIAAVGSCCLVGVICSGTLYIANAGDSRAVLGRLVKATGQVVAMQLSAEHNACYEEVRQELQSSHPHDPQIVVLKHNVWRVKGLIQISRSIGDVYLKRPEYNRSPLHSKFRLRETFKKPILSSEPAIAVHQIQPSDQFVIFASDGLWEHLSNQEAVDLVQSNPRNGIARKLVKAAMQEAAKKREMRYSDLKKIERGVRRHFHDDITVVVVFLDASAVSRAGWSKSPSVSVRGGGVSVPANSLAPFSAPAMVSSTY, encoded by the exons ATGGCGGCGGTGATGGACTACTTCAGGTCGTGCTGGGGCGCGCGGTCCCGGGCCGGGCGGCGGGGCAAGAAGGGCTCCGACGCCGCCGGCCGCCAGGACGGGCTGCTGTGGTACAAGGACGCCGGGCAGGCGGCCACCGGCGACTTCTCCATGGCGGTGGTGCAGGCCAACAACCTGCTGGAGGACCAGAGCCAGGTCGAGTCCGGCTCGCTCTCCATGGCCGACCCCGGCCCGCAGGGCACCTTCGTCGGCGTCTATGACGGCCACGGCGGCCCGGAGACCTCCCGCTTCATCAATGACAACATGTTCCACCATCTCAGAA GATTTGCAACCGAGCACAAGTGCATGTCGGCCGATGTGATCCGGAAAGCCTTCCAAGCAACCGAGGACGGCTTCCTTTCTGTGGTCAGCAAGGAATGGTCTGTGAAGCCTCAGATCGCAGCAGTGGGCTCTTGTTGCCTCGTCGGCGTAATTTGCTCCGGGACTCTCTACATCGCAAACGCCGGCGACTCGCGTGCGGTTCTGGGAAGGCTTGTCAAGGCGACCGGTCAGGTTGTGGCCATGCAGTTATCGGCAGAGCACAACGCGTGCTACGAGGAAGTTAGGCAGGAGCTACAGTCATCACACCCTCATGATCCACAAATTGTGGTTCTGAAACACAACGTTTGGCGTGTGAAGGGCCTCATCCAG ATCTCAAGATCTATCGGAGATGTATATCTGAAAAGACCCGAGTATAACAGATCACCTCTACATAGCAAGTTTCGGCTCCGGGAAACCTTCAAGAAGCCAATTCTTAGTTCTGAACCTGCGATTGCTGTTCACCAAATACAACCGAGTGATCAGTTTGTTATATTTGCTTCCGACGGGCTATGGGAGCACCTCAGCAATCAGGAAGCAGTTGACCTTGTCCAAAGTAACCCTCGTAAT GGGATCGCTCGAAAGCTAGTGAAAGCCGCGATGCAAGAGGCGGCCAAGAAGAGGGAGATGAGGTACTCGGACCTGAAGAAGATCGAGCGCGGGGTGCGGCGGCATTTCCACGACGACATAACGGTGGTCGTGGTGTTCCTGGACGCGAGCGCCGTGAGCAGGGCGGGGTGGAGCAAGAGCCCGTCGGTGTCGGTCCGAGGGGGCGGCGTGAGCGTCCCCGCCAACTCCCTCGCGCCTTTCTCGGCCCCCGCCATGGTGAGCAGCACCTActga
- the LOC109771448 gene encoding protein CHAPERONE-LIKE PROTEIN OF POR1, chloroplastic has protein sequence MATALSLGGAGAGAGGCLLRRRPASSVARCCAAPRRSPSRRRAPTRRLAASRADDSSPAPFEMTVEGALKLLGVAEGASFDEILRAKKAVVASCKDDPDAVAQVEVAYDMLLMQSLSRRRAGKVVDNSVRYADVKPVKTAGTAPQWMQSAMKNVPLTLEAPASSSLGIQSSIYGALMVFTYASGTSTSLPSAYTSPDVPGFILATGFGASLYFLSKKNMNLGKAALITVGGLAVGATVGSGVESWLQVDIVPFLGIHSPAVVVTEFILFSQLLVSLFVR, from the exons ATGGCCACGGCCCTCTCCCTCGGCggtgccggcgccggcgccggcgggtgCCTCCTCCGCAGGCGCCCCGCGTCCTCCGTGGCCAGGTGCTGCGCCGCGCCCCGCCGCTCCCCCTCGCGCCGCCGGGCCCCGACGCGGCGCCTGGCCGCCTCGCGCGCGGACGACTCCTCGCCGGCGCCCTTCGAGATGACGGTGGAGGGCGCGCTCAAGCTGCTCGGCGTCGCTGAGGGCGCCTCCTTCGACGAGATCCTCCGCGCCAAGAAGGCCGTCGTCGCCTCCTGCAAGGACGACCCGGACGCCGTCGCCCAg GTCGAGGTTGCCTATGATATGCTGCTAATGCAGAGCTTATCACGGCGGAGGGCTGGCAAGGTTGTCGATAACAGCGTCCGCTACGCTGATGTGAAACCTGTCAAGACTGCAGGAACAGCGCCGCAATGGATGCAGTCAGCCATGAAGAACGTGCCTCTGACATTGGAGGCCCCAGCTTCGAGCAGCTTGGGCATCCAGTCATCCATTTATGGTGCACTGATGGTTTTCACATATGCGAGTGGAACCTCTACATCTTTACCATCAGCATACACTAGCCCTGATGTGCCTGGATTTATCCTAGCAACAGGGTTCGGCGCTTCATTGTATTTTCTGTCCAAGAAAAACATGAACTTAG GTAAGGCCGCATTGATCACCGTCGGGGGGCTGGCAGTCGGTGCGACGGTCGGGTCCGGCGTGGAGAGCTGGCTGCAGGTTGACATTGTGCCCTTCCTGGGCATCCACTCCCCTGCGGTCGTCGTCACCGAATTCATTCTCTTCTCGCAATTGTTGGTGTCGCTGTTCGTTAGGTAG
- the LOC109771449 gene encoding CSC1-like protein At4g35870, which yields MGPGAPSPEDAAGGEPEAWYGSIQYLVNISAVGAASCVLLFLLVKLRFDHRRIPGPSALAAKLLAVYHATAPQIALHCGADAAQFLLFERASFLVLAAVSAAAFAAALPLNLLAGDAAIADQFAATTISHIPRASPLLWLHLLLTAAVVAIAHLGISRMEDALRITRFRDGNGNPSDPNSSSVAVFTIMIQGIPRALAADKAPLKEYFEHKYPGKVYRVIVPFDLCTLEYLADEWGKVRNKISWLEAKMDARSLFDEFVQDESGQLEAHWLVRRCKELWAMAAQRFGFTDDERLRKLQTRKLVIGSRLSDYKEGRAPGAGIAFIVFKDVYTANKAVRDFRMERKKTPIGRFFPVMELQLERSRWRVERAPPASDIYWNHLGMNKTSLALRRIAVNTCLIVMLLFFSSPLSILSGMQNAARIINVEAMDNAKSWIVWLQGSSWFWTIIFQFLPNVLIFVSMYIIIPSVLSYFSKFEFHLTVSGEQRAALLKMVCFFLVNLILLRALVESSLESWILSMGRCYLDSADCKQIEHYLSPSFLSRSSLSSLAFLITCTFLGISFDLLAPIPWIKHILKKFRKNDMVQLVPEENEEYRSMNNGEETNGLISPLMSEREDSDILNGFEGHDLSMYPINRSFHMPKQKFDFAQYYAFDITIFALTMIYSLFAPLVVPVGAVYFGYRYLVDKYNFLFVYRVRGFPAGNDGKLMDRVLCIMQFCVIFFLAAMLLFFAVQGDSMKLQAICTLGLLVFYKLLPSGSDRFQPSLLEGMQSVNSFVDGPTDYEVFSQPDLDWNLYQS from the coding sequence ATGGGCCCGGGCGCGCCGTCGCCGGAGGACGCGGCGGGCGGGGAGCCGGAGGCGTGGTACGGGAGCATCCAGTACCTCGTCAACATCTCGGCGGTGGGCGCCGCCTCCTGCgtgctcctcttcctcctcgtcaaGCTCCGCTTCGACCACCGCCGCATCCCGGGGCCCTCCGCGCTCGCCGCCAAGCTGCTCGCCGTCTACCACGCCACGGCCCCGCAGATCGCGCTCCACTGCGGCGCCGACGCCGCCCAGTTCCTCCTCTTCGAGCGCGCCTCCTTCCTCGTcctcgccgccgtctccgccgccgccttcgcggccgccctCCCGCTCAACCTGCTCGCCGGGGACGCCGCCATCGCCGACCAGTTCGCCGCCACCACCATCTCCCACATCCCCAGGGCCTCCCCGCTGCTCTGGCTCCACCTCCTCCtcaccgccgccgtcgtcgccatCGCGCACCTCGGCATCTCCCGCATGGAGGACGCCCTCCGCATCACCCGCTTCCGCGACGGCAACGGCAACCCCAGCGACCCCAACTCCAGCTCCGTCGCCGTCTTCACCATCATGATCCAGGGCATCCCCAGGGCGCtcgccgccgacaaggcccccctCAAGGAGTACTTCGAGCACAAGTACCCCGGCAAGGTGTACCGCGTCATTGTGCCCTTCGACCTCTGCACGCTCGAGTACCTCGCCGACGAGTGGGGGAAGGTCCGGAACAAGATCTCCTGGCTGGAGGCCAAGATGGACGCCCGCAGCCTGTTTGACGAGTTTGTGCAGGATGAATCAGGGCAGTTGGAAGCCCACTGGCTCGTCAGGAGATGCAAAGAGCTGTGGGCAATGGCCGCGCAGAGGTTCGGGTTTACTGATGATGAGAGGCTAAGGAAGCTGCAGACAAGGAAACTCGTGATTGGGAGCAGGCTGTCGGATTACAAGGAAGGCCGTGCACCTGGTGCTGGCATAGCTTTCATTGTGTTCAAGGATGTGTACACGGCAAACAAGGCTGTGAGGGATTTCCGAATGGAAAGGAAGAAGACACCCATTGGCAGGTTCTTCCCAGTGATGGAGCTCCAGCTTGAGAGGAGCCGATGGAGAGTGGAGAGGGCGCCACCAGCATCAGATATCTACTGGAATCATCTTGGGATGAACAAGACCTCGCTAGCCTTGCGGCGGATTGCGGTCAACACCTGCCTCATTGTAATGCTCCTGTTCTTCAGTTCGCCCTTGTCAATACTCAGTGGAATGCAAAACGCAGCACGGATCATCAATGTGGAGGCTATGGATAATGCCAAATCATGGATTGTTTGGCTTCAAGGCTCAAGCTGGTTCTGGACAATAATCTTTCAGTTTCTACCCAATGTCCTCATCTTCGTGAGCATGTATATTATCATCCCATCAGTACTCTCGTACTTCTCCAAGTTTGAGTTCCATCTGACAGTGTCGGGGGAGCAGAGAGCTGCATTGCTGAAGATGGTTTGCTTCTTCCTTGTTAATCTCATTTTGTTGCGTGCGCTGGTGGAATCGTCACTTGAAAGTTGGATTCTTAGCATGGGACGGTGCTACTTAGATAGTGCAGATTGCAAGCAGATTGAACATTACCTGAGCCCATCATTCTTGTCGAGATCTTCACTTTCTTCCCTGGCGTTCTTAATCACATGCACCTTTCTGGGAATATCTTTTGATCTGCTGGCTCCAATCCCTTGGATAAAGCATATACTGAAGAAATTCAGAAAGAATGATATGGTCCAGTTGGTCCCTGAAGAAAATGAGGAGTACAGATCTATGAACAATGGCGAGGAAACAAATGGTCTGATATCGCCTCTAATGTCTGAGAGAGAAGACAGTGACATTCTGAATGGTTTCGAGGGGCATGATCTTTCCATGTACCCAATAAACCGGAGCTTCCACATGCCAAAGCAGAAATTCGACTTTGCACAATACTATGCATTTGACATCACAATATTCGCGCTCACGATGATCTACTCACTGTTCGCTCCGCTTGTGGTTCCTGTCGGTGCAGTATACTTTGGCTACCGTTACCTTGTGGACAAGTACAACTTCCTGTTCGTGTACAGAGTCAGAGGATTTCCTGCAGGCAATGATGGGAAGCTGATGGATAGGGTGCTGTGCATCATGCAATTCTGTGTTATCTTCTTTCTTGCTGCTATGTTGCTCTTCTTCGCAGTCCAGGGTGATTCCATGAAGCTGCAGGCTATATGTACTCTTGGGCTGTTAGTGTTCTATAAGTTGCTGCCGTCTGGAAGTGATCGCTTCCAGCCGTCCTTGTTAGAAGGGATGCAGTCAGTTAATAGCTTTGTAGACGGTCCAACGGATTATGAAGTTTTTTCACAACCTGACCTGGATTGGAATCTGTATCAATCCTGA